The following proteins are encoded in a genomic region of Nicotiana sylvestris chromosome 4, ASM39365v2, whole genome shotgun sequence:
- the LOC138890466 gene encoding uncharacterized protein — MCKYHGTHGHRTGDYRQLREEVARLFNEGHLREFLSDWAKNHFWERDAGRKSELEKPQHVIHMIIGGFDVPQGPVFKCTKVSITRKKRTRDYFPEDTLIFSEQDIEALSQPHNDALVISILLNKVKVKCVLVDPGSSTNIIRFRVVEQLGLLDQIISSSRVLNGFNMASETIKGEIILPINVVGTIQNTKFHVIEGDMRYNALLGKPWIHSIRAVPSTLHQIMKFPTKDGVKTVYGEQHAAKEMFAVHDSAPVSTPSTSEKSKDKQAGQIAITARALSRARGTNVR; from the coding sequence atgtgcaagtatcatggcacgcaTGGTCACAGAACGGGGGACTACAGACAGCTAAGGGAGGAAGTGGCTAGGTTATTCaatgagggccaccttcgagaattcctaagtgattGGGCTAAGAATCATTTTTGGGAGAGGGATGCAGGCAGGAAGAGTGAACTAGAAAAGCCccaacatgtcattcacatgatcatcggCGGATTCGACGTCCCGCAGGGACCCGTATTCAAAtgcaccaaagtatccatcaccAGGAAAAAGCGGACTCGGGACTACTTTCCCGAGGACACCCTCATATTCAGCGAACAAGATATCGAGGCTctatctcaacctcacaatgatgctctggtaatttctatccttttaaataaagttaAAGTTAAATGTgttctcgtggatccaggtagttcgACAAATATTATTAGGTTCAGGGTCGTGGAGCAGCTCGGGCTGCTCGATCAAATCATATCGTCATCTCGTGTCTTGAATGGCTTTAACATGGCAAGTGAGACAATAaagggagaaatcatcctcccaaTCAACGTGGTCGGAACCATACAAAACACTAAATTTCATGTCattgaaggagacatgagatacaatgctttGCTCGGAAAGCCGTGGATCCATAGCATAAGGGCAGTACCATCGACCCTCCACCAAATAATGAAGTTCCCGACAAAGGATGGCGTGAAAACAGTATATGGAGAGCAGCATGCAGCCAAGGAAATGTTCGCAGTGCACGACTCAGCACCGGTGTCGACTCCATCCACATCAGAGAAATCTAAGGATAAACAAGCGGGCCAAATAGCAATTACAGCCCGTGCCCTCAGTCGGGCCCGAGGGACAAATGTCCGATGA